From a single Methanofollis sp. W23 genomic region:
- a CDS encoding ribose-phosphate diphosphokinase, translating into MKVVCTEQSQILAVRIADELGVQVADTRFARFPDGELYLQVLDPLDDETVIVGSVTDNDAFIQLMLLVDACETTTNTLVIPYLGYARQDKKFKDGEPVSARVAARALSRGVTDVITVNIHERDIARYFECQAHDLSLAEEVGEYLKTKGFENPLILAPDAGAAEFAAEVAAAGEWQTDYLKKTRISGEEVRMEPKTFDVAGREVVIVDDIIATGGTLATATKMLYAQGAAEVHAACVHGVFTGGAYVHLRSAGVKSLVCSDTIERACSEVSAARGIAAALKKC; encoded by the coding sequence ATGAAGGTCGTATGCACAGAACAATCCCAGATACTCGCTGTCCGGATCGCCGACGAACTTGGGGTCCAGGTGGCCGACACTCGCTTCGCCCGCTTCCCTGACGGGGAGCTCTACCTGCAGGTCCTCGACCCTCTTGATGACGAGACCGTGATCGTCGGAAGTGTGACCGACAATGATGCGTTCATCCAGCTGATGCTCCTCGTCGATGCCTGCGAGACGACCACCAACACGCTGGTCATCCCGTACCTCGGGTACGCACGGCAGGACAAGAAGTTCAAGGACGGGGAGCCGGTGAGCGCCAGGGTCGCGGCACGGGCATTGTCCAGGGGGGTCACCGACGTGATCACCGTCAACATCCATGAGCGGGACATCGCCCGCTACTTCGAGTGTCAGGCCCATGACCTCTCCCTGGCCGAGGAGGTCGGGGAATATCTCAAGACGAAGGGGTTCGAGAACCCGCTTATCCTCGCGCCCGACGCCGGGGCGGCCGAGTTCGCGGCCGAGGTGGCGGCGGCCGGCGAGTGGCAGACCGATTATCTCAAGAAGACCAGGATCTCTGGCGAAGAGGTCAGGATGGAGCCAAAGACTTTTGATGTCGCGGGCCGGGAGGTCGTCATCGTCGACGATATCATCGCGACCGGCGGGACGCTGGCGACGGCGACGAAGATGCTCTATGCCCAGGGGGCGGCCGAGGTCCATGCGGCCTGCGTCCACGGGGTCTTCACCGGCGGGGCCTATGTCCATCTCCGCAGTGCGGGAGTGAAGAGTCTGGTCTGTTCCGATACCATCGAGCGGGCGTGCTCTGAGGTCTCGGCGGCCAGGGGTATTGCAGCAGCGCTCAAGAAATGTTAG
- a CDS encoding NOB1 family endonuclease → MKIVLDATAFFVDRAYEGEVYTSPRVVAELVDLRAKCRYEALLAAGLTVTEPSPEARQATAAAAEVSRDIGVLSPTDLEVLALAHDLSGVLYTDDFAVQNAAISLGVRTHPIQQRRAKKVKWKYRCAGCGRYYHEPGECPVCGSEIRRKRR, encoded by the coding sequence ATGAAGATCGTCCTTGACGCCACCGCCTTCTTCGTGGACCGGGCTTATGAGGGCGAGGTCTACACCTCCCCGCGGGTCGTGGCCGAACTCGTCGACCTGAGGGCAAAGTGCCGTTACGAGGCGCTCCTGGCCGCGGGGCTGACCGTGACCGAACCCTCGCCCGAAGCACGGCAGGCGACGGCGGCGGCAGCCGAGGTGAGCCGGGACATTGGTGTCCTTTCCCCGACCGACCTGGAGGTGCTGGCCCTGGCCCACGACCTCAGCGGCGTGCTGTACACCGACGACTTCGCGGTCCAGAACGCGGCGATCAGCCTGGGGGTCAGGACTCACCCGATCCAGCAGCGGCGGGCAAAGAAGGTGAAGTGGAAGTACAGGTGCGCCGGGTGCGGACGGTATTATCACGAACCTGGCGAGTGCCCGGTCTGTGGGTCAGAGATCAGGCGGAAACGCCGGTGA
- a CDS encoding thiamine S protein, with translation MECTLRFPREGIVLTYHGEEGDTWEKALLCLGMNPDTMIVFVDGCPVAQDDEIKIDEAEIVSTCSRG, from the coding sequence ATGGAATGCACTCTTCGGTTCCCCCGCGAGGGGATCGTGCTCACCTACCATGGCGAGGAAGGCGACACCTGGGAGAAGGCGCTCCTCTGCCTTGGCATGAACCCTGACACCATGATCGTCTTTGTGGACGGGTGTCCGGTGGCCCAGGACGACGAGATAAAAATAGATGAGGCCGAGATAGTCTCGACCTGTTCGCGTGGTTGA
- the thsA gene encoding thermosome subunit alpha, whose product MLAGQPVVVLRDNVERTKGTEAQQSNIMAAKAIAAAVRTTLGPRGMDKMLVSSTGDVTITNDGATILHELSVQHPGAKMMVEVAETQDDEVGDGTTTACILGGALMEQAGTMVNQEIHPTIVAQGYQMGLEKALEILNDLVITVTPEDRDVLTQIASTSMTGKSIESVKEKVAGIVVDAVKAVAEEKNGKLIIDEDDVKVAKDVGETMDDAELIKGVVINKKRVADAMPRKVENAKVALLAQPMEITKTQVKSKIKISESQQLNAFGDQERETLKKLADEVRAAGVNVILCQKGIADAVQYYLAKYGVFAVEDVPEKDMKFAARALNAVIVNKVNELSPELIGSAGYVEQIEDTELVKIAECPNPKATTILLRGSTQHLIDELERAVEDARRVVQDTLEDGTFVVGGGSVETEMMLRIREYAASVGGRTQIALEGFADAFEYIPKTLAENSGFDPIDKVVALKAAHANGEKYAGLNVYTGEVVDMKAERVFEPARVKKQAILSASEMASMLVRVDDMFVTVTKEEGPVA is encoded by the coding sequence ATGCTTGCTGGACAGCCAGTCGTAGTCTTACGAGACAATGTAGAACGCACCAAAGGGACAGAGGCACAGCAGTCTAATATCATGGCAGCAAAGGCGATCGCTGCCGCTGTGCGCACCACACTCGGCCCCCGGGGCATGGACAAGATGCTCGTCTCCTCGACCGGAGACGTGACGATCACCAATGACGGAGCCACCATCCTGCACGAGCTCTCGGTCCAGCACCCGGGCGCGAAGATGATGGTCGAGGTCGCCGAGACGCAGGACGACGAGGTCGGCGACGGTACCACCACCGCCTGCATCCTTGGCGGTGCCCTGATGGAGCAGGCCGGGACCATGGTCAACCAGGAGATCCACCCGACGATCGTGGCCCAGGGCTACCAGATGGGCCTGGAAAAGGCCCTCGAGATCCTCAACGACCTGGTCATCACCGTCACCCCTGAGGACCGGGACGTGCTCACGCAGATCGCCTCCACCTCGATGACCGGCAAGTCGATCGAGTCGGTGAAGGAGAAGGTCGCCGGGATCGTCGTCGACGCCGTCAAGGCGGTCGCCGAGGAGAAGAACGGGAAACTGATCATCGACGAGGACGACGTCAAGGTTGCCAAGGACGTCGGCGAGACGATGGACGACGCAGAACTCATCAAGGGCGTCGTCATCAACAAAAAGCGCGTCGCCGACGCGATGCCAAGGAAGGTCGAGAATGCAAAGGTCGCCCTCCTCGCCCAGCCCATGGAGATCACCAAGACCCAGGTGAAGTCGAAGATCAAGATCTCTGAGAGCCAGCAGCTCAACGCCTTTGGCGACCAGGAGCGCGAGACTCTGAAGAAACTGGCAGACGAGGTCAGGGCGGCGGGCGTCAATGTGATCCTCTGCCAGAAGGGGATCGCCGACGCGGTCCAGTATTATCTGGCAAAGTACGGGGTCTTCGCGGTCGAGGACGTCCCTGAAAAGGACATGAAGTTCGCGGCCAGGGCCCTCAACGCCGTCATCGTCAACAAGGTCAACGAGCTCTCCCCAGAACTGATCGGCTCGGCCGGGTACGTGGAGCAGATCGAGGACACTGAACTGGTCAAGATCGCCGAGTGCCCGAACCCGAAGGCAACGACGATCCTGCTGCGGGGTTCGACCCAGCACCTCATCGACGAACTCGAGCGGGCGGTCGAGGACGCACGCAGGGTCGTCCAGGACACCCTGGAAGACGGGACGTTCGTGGTCGGCGGCGGCTCGGTCGAGACCGAGATGATGCTCAGGATCAGGGAGTACGCGGCAAGTGTCGGCGGACGGACCCAGATCGCCCTGGAGGGCTTTGCCGATGCCTTCGAGTATATCCCAAAGACCCTTGCCGAGAACTCGGGCTTTGACCCCATCGACAAGGTCGTCGCCCTCAAGGCGGCCCATGCAAATGGCGAGAAGTACGCGGGGCTCAATGTCTACACCGGCGAGGTCGTGGACATGAAGGCCGAGCGGGTCTTTGAACCGGCACGGGTAAAGAAGCAGGCAATCCTCTCGGCGTCCGAGATGGCAAGCATGCTGGTGCGGGTCGACGACATGTTCGTCACCGTCACAAAAGAAGAAGGCCCTGTTGCCTGA
- the rtcA gene encoding RNA 3'-terminal phosphate cyclase, with the protein MLEIDGSMGEGGGQVARTAVALAALTGTRLRLTQIRAGRPKPGLAAQHCTAVRAVALACGAEMEGCAVGSTELTFVPGDLRRTEGEIAIGTAGSIPLVLQAWLPVALATGGSITLTGGTEVQKSPTIDYCARVLLPVLQAHGAKVRTEVLNRGYFPRGGGRVRVTVEPSTLHPLDLDAVPPHRGIVSCSQALPEHVAERQATAAVALLHDYPVEIVRTAGPGTGTSVTTWCGTKGGVALGRRGLPAEKVGRTAARELLAALEAPGQVDIHLADQLLVYLALSGGRYTAPSLSSHAATTCALLARFGHEVTVSGTSPVVFSA; encoded by the coding sequence ATGTTAGAGATCGACGGATCGATGGGAGAGGGTGGCGGCCAGGTGGCACGGACCGCCGTCGCCCTGGCGGCACTGACCGGCACCAGGCTCAGGCTCACGCAGATCAGGGCCGGACGGCCAAAGCCCGGGCTCGCGGCCCAGCACTGCACGGCGGTGCGGGCGGTGGCCCTGGCATGCGGGGCCGAGATGGAAGGATGTGCGGTCGGGAGCACTGAACTCACATTTGTCCCAGGCGACCTGCGGCGGACCGAGGGCGAGATCGCGATCGGGACGGCAGGGAGCATCCCGCTCGTCCTCCAGGCCTGGCTCCCGGTGGCCCTGGCGACAGGGGGGTCGATCACTCTTACCGGCGGGACCGAGGTCCAGAAGAGCCCGACCATCGACTATTGTGCCAGGGTGCTCCTCCCGGTCCTGCAGGCCCATGGAGCAAAGGTCAGGACAGAGGTTCTCAACCGCGGGTATTTCCCGCGGGGCGGGGGGCGGGTCAGGGTGACGGTGGAGCCGTCGACCCTCCACCCGCTCGACCTCGATGCAGTGCCGCCACACCGGGGGATCGTCTCGTGTTCGCAGGCCCTCCCCGAGCATGTGGCCGAGCGGCAGGCGACGGCGGCGGTCGCCCTTCTCCATGACTATCCGGTCGAGATCGTGCGGACCGCCGGGCCTGGCACCGGAACCTCGGTGACGACCTGGTGCGGGACGAAGGGGGGGGTGGCCCTGGGCAGGCGGGGGTTGCCGGCCGAGAAGGTGGGCCGGACGGCGGCACGGGAACTCCTTGCCGCCCTCGAAGCCCCTGGCCAGGTCGATATCCATCTGGCCGACCAGCTCCTCGTCTACCTGGCCCTATCCGGCGGGCGGTATACCGCCCCGAGCCTTTCCAGCCATGCGGCGACGACCTGCGCACTCCTTGCCCGTTTCGGCCATGAGGTCACGGTCTCTGGCACCTCGCCGGTGGTGTTCTCGGCATGA
- a CDS encoding orotate phosphoribosyltransferase-like protein yields MSSLDELINKAQLLLSEGHSQEQIADELSLSMETVTWLLTQQPGAEAPKDVHIDWTAVSSDAELIDMTARMLIRRYFSAVERGDVTAGSEEAEFDTVVGISLSGVPLATLIAEETGSRLAIYHPAKHSPAEKKIGSVSGSFAGVDGKSCVIVDDVITTGKTLHEVVDYLRAHGARPVAIWVLFDKRDVRTVEGVPVFPLCRISRID; encoded by the coding sequence ATGTCTTCCCTCGACGAACTGATCAACAAGGCACAGCTCCTCCTCTCAGAAGGGCATAGTCAGGAGCAGATCGCAGACGAACTCTCGCTCTCGATGGAGACGGTGACCTGGTTGCTGACCCAGCAACCCGGGGCCGAGGCACCCAAAGACGTGCATATCGACTGGACGGCAGTCTCCAGCGATGCCGAACTGATCGATATGACGGCCAGGATGCTCATCCGCCGTTACTTCTCCGCAGTCGAGAGGGGAGACGTCACTGCCGGGTCTGAGGAGGCCGAGTTCGACACGGTGGTCGGGATCTCTCTCTCCGGCGTCCCGCTGGCCACCCTCATCGCCGAGGAGACAGGGTCTCGCCTGGCCATCTACCACCCTGCCAAACACAGTCCGGCCGAGAAGAAGATCGGGTCGGTCTCCGGGAGTTTTGCCGGCGTCGACGGCAAGTCGTGCGTCATCGTCGACGACGTGATCACCACCGGCAAGACCCTCCACGAGGTCGTTGATTATCTCCGTGCCCATGGGGCACGGCCGGTGGCCATCTGGGTGCTCTTCGACAAACGGGATGTCAGGACCGTCGAGGGAGTACCGGTCTTCCCGCTTTGCAGGATATCGAGGATCGACTGA